The Thamnophis elegans isolate rThaEle1 chromosome Z, rThaEle1.pri, whole genome shotgun sequence genome contains a region encoding:
- the LOC116522009 gene encoding vomeronasal type-2 receptor 26-like: MLLLLVFLMQKIGTLSCPASDAFLIPHEWYQPGDLMIGGMTSHIHYNLFGIDFKEYPSITSYDVTCVVMKFYQHILALAFAVKEINEDTQILPNFTLGFHIYDSYNNPRLTYRATLDLLFKSEEFVPNYKCDSQKNLMAIIGGLDFDTSTYIAEIIGFLKIPQLTFGALPQEQFQTSKLSSLYFMVPKEDQQYIGIIQLLHHFRWTWIGIFSVRNNSGEKFLQKMQPLLSQNGICSAFIDRLDPTLHFENMEETYLGMFITSINMLSSKSNAFLVYGESGTIMRLRFIIFLSDPESRETALFGKVWIVTAMTDFALTGVQISSDLKMFHGALSFTIHSTAVVGFREFVQSIKPLLDSRDGFRQDIWEQSFDCSFPKSELQEIHSRRCTEEMKLEDLPAPLFEMEMTGQSYSVYNAVYAVAHALQALDMLRFNRRKTMMSKNPDLPQLHPWQVPPFSRCSDPCLPGSWKKGIEGDQFCCYDCVPCPEGKISNHNDMEDCFECSEDHYPNKEKNGCKLKLLVFLIFEESLGIGSASAALGFFFWTSWILGIFIKNKDTPIVKANNRSLTYTLLVSLLLCFLSTLLFLSQPGKVTCLLRHSMFGITFSVAVSSVLAKTTTVVVAFMATKPGSQMRKWVGKRLAFSIVISCSLFQVCICIVWLSTSPPFPELDMHSQPQEMILQCNEGSAFFFYCVLGYMGILAIASFIVAFLARKLPDSFNEAKFITFSMLAFCSVWISFFPAYLSTKGKAMVAVEVFSILASSAALLGCIFLPKCYIIVFRPDLNHRELLTKRH; encoded by the exons ATGTTGCTGCTCCTAGTATTCTTGATGCAGAAAATTGGGACGCTGAGCTGCCCTGCGAGTGATGCTTTCCTTATTCCTCATGAGTGGTACCAACCTGGTGACCTCATGATTGGAGGGATGACGTCCCACATCCATTACAACCTTTTTGGTATTGATTTTAAGGAATATCCTTCTATAACATCTTACGACGTAACATG TGTAGTAATGAAGTTCTACCAGCACATCCTTGCCTTGGCCtttgctgtgaaggagatcaaTGAGGACACCCAGATCTTACCCAATTTCACTCTGGGGTTCCATATCTATGACAGTTACAACAACCCAAGATTGACCTATCGTGCCACTCTGGACCTGCTTTTTAAATCCGAGGAATTTGTCCCTAACTACAAATGTGATAGCCAGAAGAATCTCATGGCTATCATTGGGGGACTGGATTTTGACACATCAACTTATATAGCTGAAATTATAGGATTCTTAAAGATTCCACAA CTGACTTTTGGTGCATTACCTCAGGAGCAATTTCAGACCAGTAAGCTCTCTTCACTTTATTTCATGGTCCCCAAAGAAGACCAGCAGTACATTGGGATCATCCAACTGCTTCATCATTTCAGGTGGACATGGATTGGGATATTTTCTGTTCGTAATAACAGTGGAGAAAAATTCTTACAGAAAATGCAGCCCTTACTTTCACAGAATGGAATATGTTCAGCATTCATAGACAGGCTTGATCCAACATTACACTTTGAAAACATGGAAGAAACTTATCTAGGAATGTTCATTACTTCAATTAATATGTTGAGTAGCAAATCAAATGCATTTCTTGTCTATGGGGAATCCGGGACAATTATGCGGCTAAGATTTATAATATTTCTGTCAGATCCTGAAAGCAGAGAAACTGCCTTATTTGGAAAGGTGTGGATCGTGACTGCAATGACTGATTTTGCACTAACAGGTGTTCAAATAAGTTCAGATCTCAAGATGTTCCATGGGGCTCTTTCCTTCACCATTCATTCAACAGCTGTTGTAGGTTTCAGGGAATTTGTTCAGTCCATCAAACCTCTTTTAGACTCCAGAGATGGGTTTCGACAGGATATTTGGGAACAGTCATTTGACTGTTCATTTCCAAAGTCAGAGTTACAAGAAATACACAGTAGGAGATGCACTGAGGAGATGAAGCTGGAGGATCTTCCTGCACCtctgtttgaaatggaaatgactgGCCAAAGCTACAGCgtctacaatgctgtttatgctGTGGCTCATGCTTTGCAGGCTCTAGACATGTTGAGGTTCAATAGGAGGAAAACCATGATGAGTAAAAACCCTGATCTTCCACAGCTACACCCTTGGCAG GTCCCTCCATTTTCTCGATGCAGTGACCCCTGTTTACCTGGATCCTGGAAGAAAGGAATTGAGGGGGATCAgttctgctgctatgactgtgttccatgcccagaagggaagatttcaaaCCATAATG ATATGGAAGATTGCTTTGAATGTTCTGAAGATCATTatccaaataaagaaaagaatggatgtAAACTGAAACTGCTGGTTTTCCTAATTTTTGAAGAATCCTTAGGAATTGGTTCAGCCTCAGCAGCTCTTGGTTTCTTCTTCTGGACCTCTTGGATTCTTGGAATTTTTATTAAGAACAAagatactcccattgtcaaagccaacaaccggtccCTCACCTACACCCTCCTTGTCTCTCTTCTGCTCTGTTTTCTCTCCACTTTGCTCTTCCTCAGCCAGCCTGGAAAAgtgacctgccttctccgacattCAATGTTTGGCATCACTTTCTCAGTGGCCGTTTCTAGTGTACTGGCCAAAACCACCACTGTAGTTGTTGCTTTCATGGCCACTAAACCTGGATCTcagatgaggaaatgggtggggaaaagattGGCCTTTTCTATTGTCAtttcctgctctctcttccaAGTATGTATTTGTATTGTTTGGTTATCGACATCTCCCCCATTCCCAGAGTTGGACATGCATTCACAGCCCCAAGAAATGATTTTACAATGCAATGAGGGGtcagctttcttcttctactgTGTCTTGGGCTACATGGGTATCTTGGCCATCGCCAGCTTTATTGTGGCTTTCCTTGCCCGTAAattacctgacagctttaatgaagccaagttcatcaccttcagcatgttggccttttgcagtgtgtggatctccttctttccagcctatctgagcacaaaaggaaaagccatggtagctgtggaggtcttctccattttggcctccAGCGCTGCATTACTGGGATGCATATTCCTCCCAAAATGCTACATCATTGTTTTCCGCCCTGACCTCAACCACAGGGAGCTACTCACAAAGAGACATTAA
- the LOC116522010 gene encoding vomeronasal type-2 receptor 26-like: protein MVPKEEHQYTGLIQLLLHFGWTWIGLFAFENKEERFLQKLQPLLSQNGVCLAFTQNIPQYLHLEDLSELSDSVSIIFNKLMDRKVNVFLVHGESIIIVWLRTVMFLWDPENKESTLFRKVWILMNSIDFILMGIQRSWDFQLFHGALSFTVHSREVCGFKEFLQVIKPSTHQDGFLQEVWEQLFDCSFSKAELYLSTISETCTGEEKLETLPGPLFELQMTGQSYSIYNAVYAVAHSLHQAVRSKSQTRDIQRVELANLLPWQLHSFLQGISFNNSAGERIFLNEKGEATGGFDITNLITFPNRSFQRVRVGKMDPHVPKGKELFIDEEVIVWHPAFNQVVPFSQCSDHCYPGYWKKRLEGKQFCCYDCVPCPEGKISNVKDMDDCFQCSEDQYPNEEKKGCILKLLIFLTFEETLGIALSSAVLCFFFLTSWVLGTFIKHRDTPIVRANNRSLTYTLLVALQLCFLSSLLFLSQPGKVTCLLRQPTFGITFSVAISCVLAKTITVVVAFMATKPGSHLRKWMGKRLAFSIVLSCSLLQVFLCILWLLTSLPFPELDMHSELQEIILQCNEGSAFFLYFVLGYMGILAIASFIVAFLARKLPDSFNEAKFITFSMLAFCSVWISFFPAYLSTKGKAMVAVEVFSILASSAALLGCIFLPKCYIIVLRPDLNHREQLKKRN, encoded by the exons ATGGTCCCCAAAGAGGAGCATCAGTACACTGGACTTATACAACTTCTTCTCCATTTTGGATGGACGTGGATTGGACTCTTTGCTTTCGAAAATAAGGAAGAGCGTTTTTTGCAGAAACTGCAGCCATTGCTTTCACAGAATGGGGTCTGTTTAGCTTTTACGCAAAACATTCCACAATACCTCCACTTGGAAGATTTGTCAGAATTGTCAGACTCAGtctcaattatttttaataaattgatGGATCGAAAAGTGAATGTTTTTCTTGTCCACGGAGAATCCATCATAATCGTGTGGCTGAGAACTGTCATGTTTCTATGGGATCCTGAAAATAAAGAGAGTACGTTATTTAGGAAGGTTTGGATCCTGATGAATTCGATTGATTTCATTCTGATGGGAATTCAAAGGAGTTGGGATTTCCAGTTGTTCCATGGGGCTCTTTCCTTTACTGTACATTCCAGAGAAGTTTGTGGGTTCAAAGAATTTCTTCAAGTCATCAAACCTTCAACCCACCAAGATGGATTTCTCCAAGAGGTTTGGGAGCAATTGTTCGACTGTTCATTTTCAAAGGCAGAATTATATTTATCTACGATTAGTGAAACCTGTACTGGAGAAGAGAAGTTGGAGACTCTACCTGGTCCTCTGTTTGAGTTGCAGATGACTGGCCAAAGCTACAgtatctacaatgctgtttatgcaGTGGCACATTCTTTGCATCAGGCAGTGAGATCAAAATCCCAAACGAGAGATATTCAAAGGGTTGAATTGGCAAATCTGCTGCCTTGGCAG CTCCATTCATTTCTTCAAggcatttcttttaacaattcagcCGGGGAGAGAATATTCCTGAATGAGAAAGGGGAAGCAACAGGTGGATTTGACATCACCAACTTGATCACTTTTCCAAATAGATCCTTTCAGAGAGTAAGAGTTGGAAAAATGGATCCTCATGTTCCCAAAGGGAAGGAATTATTCATTGATGAAGAGGTGATTGTCTGGCACCCAGCTTTTAACCAG GTTGTTCCATTTTCTCAGTGTAGTGACCATTGCTACCCTGGATACTGGAAGAAAAGGTTGGAAGGAAAACAATTCTGTTGCtacgactgtgttccttgtccagaagggaagatttcaaaTGTAAAGG ATATGGATGACTGTTTTCAATGTTcagaagatcaatatccaaatgaagaaaagaaaggatgtATCCTGAAACTGCTGATCTTCCTAACTTTTGAAGAAACTTTAGGAATTGCCTTATCCTCAGCAgttctttgtttcttcttcttgaccTCTTGGGTACTTGGAACTTTTATTAAGCACAGGGATACTCCCATTGTGAGAGCCAACAACCGGTCCCTCACCTACACCCTGCTTGTCGCGCTTCAGCTCTGTTTCCTCTCCTCTTTGCTCTTCCTAAGTCAACCTGGCAAAGTGACCTGCCTTCTCAGGCAACCAACTTTTGGCATCACCTTCTCAGTGGCGATTTCTTGTGtactggccaaaaccatcactgtggttgtggccttcatggccactaaACCAGGATCTCACCTGAGGAAATGGATGGGGAAAAGATTGGCCTTTTCTATTGTCCTCTCATGCTCTCTCTTGCAAGTATTTCTTTGTATTCTTTGGTTGTTGACATCTCTCCCATTTCCTGAGTTGGACATGCACTCAGAGCTCCAAGAAATTATTTTACAATGCAATGAGGGTTCAGCTTTCTTCCTCTACTTTGTCTTGGGCTACATGGGTATCTTGGCTATTGCCAGCTTCATTGTGGCTTTTCTTGCCCGTAAAttacctgacagctttaacgaagccaagttcatcaccttcagcatgttggccttttgcagtgtgtggatctccttctttccagcctatctgagcacaaagggaaaagccatggtagctgtggaggtcttctctatcttggcctccagtgctgcattACTGGGATGCATATTCCTCCCAAAATGCTACATCATTGTTTTGCGGCCTGACCTCAACCACAGGGAGCAACTCAAAAAGAGAAATTAA